The DNA window CCAATTTTCGTGGTCGcattactttattaaaaaaagccgtggtggcctagtggtttgacctatcgcctctcaagcagagggtcgtgggttcaaacggaattacatttgaaatttaccacgagctttgcggtgaaggaaaacatcgtgaggaaacctgcacaaatctgcgaagcaattcaatggtttgtgtgaagttcccaatccgcactgggcccgcgtgggaactatggcccaagccctcttgttctgagaggaggcctgtgcccagcagtgggacgaatactCTTACTTTCCACACGAGGGGCTAAAGTTGTTCATGACTTGATACTGACCAGTGTTCTCATGTTAAAATAAACGGGAGTGACGGTGGCAGCGATGTTGATATCCTGGAGTAAAGTGTGGAACAAATACATCGCGTAGGAGATGCGTGCCACGAACTTCCACGGTCCCAGGGACAGGAACCAGTTCAAAGGACCCGTAAAGAGAAAACAGCggcattaatataataaaaaattgaagaaTACGTGTACCTATTCCCAAAAATATTGGCTATACGGTCATAGTCATAAAGTATTAAGTGATTCAACGGGCCCTCTGATATTCTTCAATCGAATGTCACGCGAATAAAGTACAATTCGGACTATGCATTTGTGAAAGTCAAAGGCAGGTTTTATTTAGTATAGGTATTATTCATTACTTACAGacgattaaaataattttcgaaataaattaaaatttacgaaATAAAATCAGTCCCAACTTGCGTCCTAATTGCATATTTTCAAGAGCTATTCAAATTAGGTACCTCCATAACCGTGAACACAAGCGAATATCAACCAGCACAGAGTCAGTGACCAGCAGGATCGTCTAAAAGAGTTATTGATGATGTCAGCGAGCTGATTGTCCCAATCCGACTGCATGCTGAGATACATTATGTAGACGACATAGGTAAATGTGGCGAGCGACAGAGTGTAGCATGTAATCGTTATccactgaaaaaaaatattgcgatcaaaaactatcctaaaaactAAACTGCCATTATTCTACGGGTTAGTAGCTATATCACTTCATCttaaaagcagctggtctaggTAGCTAAGAAGAAACTGGTCTAAAAAGTTCCCCGAATGTCTAGTCGGTGGATCTTCAATCTTAATTCATGTATTCATCACATGTTAAGTAGTGTACAGCAACCGTGTTAAATCatattatgcaaaaaaaaaaattgttgtttttttgataattttataatGTAACGCAGTCTATTTTATTGGTATTACAATTATATACTTTGAATCGTCAGCTAACAAGATTAAGAATCGCTTGTTGTACAAAAAACGTTATtattttaggtacagtcaagtgtaaaaatatgaacttattcagttccaaaaataagtaccacagtcttattccgacgcaataaggccgtagtaacatatttttgagtggttcgaatagatacttatttttgcacttgaatgTACCTAATTAAGCATAGGGCACTTGATGAAGAAAAGGTCAGATGTGACAGAAACCTTTTACGCAAGACGTCGAGGGCTGTCTTGATGATGTCGGTTAAAAGAATGTTTTGCTTTACATACCTGTGACAGTTTAATCTTCTGTCCTCTGCAGACATGCAAGATGTAACCGAACAGCATACCGATGAAGAAGGGCGGCGATCTCATCAAAGTGTTAGAATAAAAGTATATAGAGTATTCAGCAACTTTTTCTATTGCTTCCCTAAGAAAgagaacaaataaatagtggACCCACTGCCAGTGAGATTTTTctattacttaggtacctaacctactgaGTAAATTTTTGAATATcgaacatacctacctacctactatactaCTATAATACCTACGGGTATAATgtcaatgtttaaaaatatcgcaaatttaaattttgatattatctttttaatataattatgtttgtgtTAGTACTAGTTTTCGTAGATTTGGACCCCTCTCAACGGAAACTAGTAAGTACTAGTAACACAAATAACTAAACTGAGGGATTTAGTAACTtcaaatctgtaaaaaaaaagtatcgaaACACAATACTACAACAAAACACACAACAACACACCAAAACAAACAACAAGAGaacaataaaacaacaaaacagcaacaacaacaataaaaggctattataatataattatatcgtTCTTCTAAGTATAGTTCTTGTTTTTGTTCAGATGTTGACCAGTGTTAACTATAAGTTTGCAGACTTACTTTTACGCAAAAAGGCCGGTCCTTCAATAAAAACTTACTTCCTTAAATGTGGCACAGTAGTGATGTCATAAATGACGAAGAAGCAAAAGGCGAAGGCAGCGGCGAGGGAGGCGAGCAgggcggcggcgagcgcggcccacgcggcgcggcggctgccCAGCACCCAGAACAGCACCAGCGGGGACACCACGTGCAGCTGCATGTCCACCGACAGATACCAGGAAGGGTGCACGCACTAAGATACAGGTAttcgaaaaaagaaaaagagaaagaaTGAGAGAATAGTCAtgtcatgtcagccgaaaaacgtccactgcgTCCACTgctgctttccgcatccaccgcgatagGTGAAAAATAGAAGAACACagtaatataggtacttacctactataagTTCCTGCACCGTACGGGTGGTGACTCCAAAATTGACACGGAACAAGGGTCTCCTCTcagcattatattattatgctcTACAGTagtgcagcaacgctggttttctatAGAGCCCTTGATTAAGTCcagttgattgtacttgcatacTGTTATcaaaactacatatccgtaggtaggtaccaagtttcaagtcgatgccataaacCCTTAAAAGAGTTGCGTCCTGCGtagacgatcttggccggaccaccagaatttcacaaACGGGCGGTTATATTTACACCAAATTTACGATGAGTATGCAAAATTTTAGCTCAATCAGTTACCAGAAAATGGTCCATTAAAATGAGTTGGAGATTTAGAAACCTTAACTTAcaacctatgtccaacagtgaacgtactacagctgatatgatgatgatgatgatgaacttgcATAGTCCTTGAGAAAGTTGCAAATTAAAACTTGTAAACACATGAAATATGATGATAGGAAAGGAGACCATTAAAATATGTCTGCAGGCATAATCACATTTCCAAAATTTGAGAAGTGTAGAATTGCCATGACATGCAACATCGTACAGATCGATCCACGCCTGATGGCCTCTTGGAGAGGCCCACGGTCAtacaacgagctatggagacaGTGAAATGCTTGgagcttctttacaaaatagAATCCAGAATAAGGAAATTCGCCTAAGAACTAAAATATGCAAGTTGGCTATGGGCTGGCCACATtgctcaaagaacagataatCGTTGAGCGTGAAGCGTGAAAACTCCCCGAGCAGCGATCACGAACAGGAAGACGAAGCAGCAAGCCTCCCACTAAGTGTCCACCTACGTAGTGGGAGGCTGTCGACTATtcgttatctgttcttcaagcgatTTGGCCCGCCCAACTGACGATATCGTTAGTGTTGTGAGCAATCAGTGGATCCATTCCATACGTGACGAGTTATCGTTCCTTGTGGCTTTTTAAGGGGGAGGccattgttcagcagtggacgtcttccggctgatgatgatgacgatgtacAATATCGAAATAGATACCATGTTAAGAGGGTTGAAGATATTCTGCACGTGCAGTAATGCGCTCCACCAGTAGTGGCGGCAGTCACCAACCCACTTAGCAACGACGTGCCAGCCGGGCCCGTCAGCCGCCCGGTGCATAAGCGACGCTTGCAGCAGCACTGCAGCCGCCAGCAGCGGGAACAGCCGCAGGAAGCGGTTCAGGTAGAACCAGGGCAGGCTCCGCAGCAACGACGCTGGAAGGAGCCCACACTTATAATTACATAACGcatgaaaaaatatcaaatacgtCCTACCGGCACATTCCTTCCACACCTTTGTTATGCCAGATATAGCTGCTTGTGACTGCACTTTACATTGTAAGTGTAGCAACttatagcgccatctagtgagcaaatatagaaatTCCAACATCCTACATAGCGTCATCGGaatttctcaactcggacgcataaaaCTATACAACTTCTGACGCTCTTACTTAAGACTTCGGTCTCacggcataacacctgcctgcatggagcagatatttgtattgtagTTAGCTTTTCCCATAGAAATATCAGCCTCTGCAAATAAATGGCGaaaaagcagcgtttccaccaataatgtgcgaggatgtagcgaggaatatgtttttcataaaccaaaaagaaacgcttcatttacacatcctcgcacagcacatctctggtggaaacaggtgagcggagcgaggcgaggtaaatgaagcgtttctattggttaatggaaAACATATTCTTCGCACCACATCCTCACATATTAATGGTGGAACGGCTTCTTAACTTAAGTACGTATTGTAGATATTGGTGCTAACTTTGTTTCATTTTGTTGACGGTGGTGTACACCAGCAGCAAGCCGCTCAGAGTGAAGAAGGAGTCCACTGCGATATCGCACGATGCCATCCACATAGCTTGTTTCTTCCTTATCCACTACGAAAAGACAAATATATTgcttaactagctgttgcccgcgactccgtctgcgtagaattcatttaatCCCGCGGGAATTGTGCAATtttcataccgaatttcatctaaatcgcttcagcggttaagacgtgatgaggtaacaaataaataaacagacttacaaactttcgcatttataatagccacgtagtattcgtttatcgctatcccgcgggaactatgcaatatatatatatatatatatatctgtaCGGTGTACCTGATCCACATCAAAACTGTTAACGACGTtgcttgcaaaaaaaaagtGCGACCCAAAGGTATGGTAGATAATGATGATCAGAATGGAAAGGGAGCGGATGCCGTCCAGACAGTCCAGGGCCCTGGGCTTGTTGAAGGTCAGCAGCCGGCGCGTGTTGGAGTACAGAGAACAGGTGCGGAGTAGCTCGCTGGCATGTTCCGGATCTGACGAAACATGAATTACCATCTATGTATACTATCAAGGCCTTGGCTATGGTGGATCCGGTAATGCACCATCACAAGATTTATGGCAAAATATGCAGTAACTGATGAAAATGGGCTAAATGTTATTATGATCCGGTCTTGACAAacgaaaaaatatgaaataaattaaaacttctacCTTTTCCCAATATGAATATGTGTCGTACTTCATATGCTGTGCTGATGAGGGTCAACATTCCAAGCACAGAGAACACGATCCTGgaatttaaaatattggtacATACGAccattacttaaataataagaTGTCTAAAGatattgttattataaaaaatttcaaaGAAATACGCGACATTAAGCTTACACTGCTACATAATCGGCTGCGACAAAAGGCTTGTCGTGCGGCAGCCGGCAGTACTGCTCCGTGTAGTTGAAGCCGACGACAGGGTGCGCAGTGTAGGGCGCCAGCACTGCCTCCACGGCGCACGACTTGGGAACACACACAGCTAGAGACAGGGACTTGCCGGCGTACTTCTGCATCAGAGCCTCAGGCAACGCCACTTCCGTCCAGGTCACATTCTCTGACGCTGAGACACCGGTCAAGGAGGGTATCCTGACAACAGGAGGCGTCAGCGGAGCTTGGATCATGCAGTATTTCCCTTGGACGTTGGTGCCGGGGAAGTCTTGGTTTATGGCCAGGCATTGGTGGTAGTTGCCCAAACTGGCCAAGTTGCCGCCGAGCAGGCCTTCAGGTGCGCGGAAACTTGCGTCATAGACTGTCAgaagcaaaaaatatttagtgtCTTAGCTATATATACGGAGTATCTGAATATCAGATGATACTGATAGACTTGTTTGAATTTGAACCCAACGTTGACTGTATATTATGACTTTCTAGATGCTTTGcagatgtaaaaataaaatactaagtaggtacatcatatttcattaattttgaaTCGTTATAAGGGATCCTAAAATGTTTCGTGTACCACCTTTAGCTTTTCTGTATTGCAGTTTGATAgacttttaaaataactttgttcTAAAAACAAGGGTGCATAGCAACTCACTTACGTAAGTTTCTCATGCCGCATGCACGGATTTCTCTCGGTCTCGTCGTCGAACAAGCGTCAGCGCTGATATAACTGAGGAGGGACTTACAGCgcgcctcatgccggccagctgacgcgcaagtctgtctgtcacagctCGTCGGCGAGATgagtcgtcagcgctgagataaactgagaaggcacttacagtcagcccgccaGCCCGCCGCATGCCGGCCACTgagcgccggctgcagcgctgctcggtacagctcgtcgtcgaacaagtcgtcagcgctgtgatataactgagaaggcacttacagtcagcccgcctcatgccggccagctgacgcgcgcacagcgccggctgcagcgctgctcggtacagctcgtcgtcgaacaagtcgtcagcgctgagatataactgagaaggcacttacagtcagcccgcctcatgccggccagctgacgcgcgcacagcgccggctgcagcgctgctcggtacagctcgtcgtcgaacaagtcgtcagcgctgagatataactgagaaggcacttacagtcagcccgcctcatgccggccagctgacgcgcgcacagcgccggctgcagcgctgctcggtacagctcgtcgtcgaacaagtcgtcagcgctgagatataactgagaaggcacttacagtcagcccgcctcatgccggccagctgacgcgcgcacagcgccggctgcagcgctgctcggtacagctcgtcgtcgaacaagtcgtcagcgctgagatataactgagaaggcacttacagtagcccgcctcatgccggctAGCTGACGtgcgcacagcgccggctgcagcgctgctcggtacagctcgtcgtcaAACACGTCAGCGCTGCTCGCGCCCGACACGCCAAATAGAAACAACACACGCATTGGCACAGCGAGCATTTTGAATGTAACGttacgaacgcaaaaaaaaacaaactgaaaatGAATGAAGAATAATACAAAATGACGTTGGTAAAAATAGTTAGCCTACACAAACTGAATGCTCTTCCCAAGTAAAGGTTAACTGGTACAGATGCACAAGTTCGTCTTTGTACATGTAGaatctcaacgtttgtcaattgtgtttgtttctttatttttgtgcaGTATATTGTTTACTACCTACTTGTCCGCGTGTTCCCCTGTTcacgaattttttttaataatttgcgtAACAAAATGGACACATAATACCTATCCACataatattttggggacacatctggagaccctgtttatccagctcggaatcatggattgagtctacctcccaaattttgttcaaaacggagagataaactcagggtacaacggtagatagaaatgcccaattCTGTATATATTCGTAACACACtaaattgtatttgtaatactacaaatttatatattataaaatttatttgtctaataatttatttaagaatataaacttatagaaaatacaatcatatacctaagagctaaatactactaaataataaatctactagctaacttaaataatatgtttatattataaaaaaagaccgcctcgaatcgttcctggcgcaaaggtgcccaacacaCTTGCCGCGTCTAATTGTAATTATACTGTCTTTTTGTAATAGAATTCGTCAAACAAAATGTCTTTCAAGAAGATAACTGATTGTTGTTGGCGTGTATTTTTAAGTGCTTGCGAAGCAGCTTTGTTTAATTATAAGCTATACAAAGATGTCCTGGACCCAGACCCAGAGCATAAATTATCAATGTAAGTAGTTATTCTAAGCTtagtattaatatttaaaattataaaaattgctttgctcactcgcgaccttaggATAGCATGTCTTTGCAACTAATGCCAGTTGTTTTTCTGACCAAGGCAGGTTTTCGTGGCCTTTGGTGGCAggattttattttaaggttatgtgatttttttataattacgtCGTAAACTAGTGTTTATTTCAAACGTTTCGCAGAACGAACTAGGCATCACTTAATTCTCATATGTTTTgagatttattaattatattgatttaaaattttctaaTCCCCCCGAAATTACCCACATTAGGTCGGTAGCACAgagtacataatatataagtCAGTAGGAACAAACCAAAGAAAACATCAATCAAATCGGAAATAATTgctatgaaatattttattgtttaaatggTTTCATTTGTTGCCGAATAAGACTGTTCTAGTTTTTCTTCCTCGGTGGATTGTGCATTAGTGGTGGGGGGAGGGAGGGGTTAAAGGGGTACTTTTGCGCATTAACGGTTATATCTTGTAAAAGACTTACAACATCGAAATATGTTCTGCAAAAAAGCTGGAGGGCATTTAATCTCGCATAGAATGAGGTCATACTCATATTTTTTGGACTACCCGTTCTCTAatgctcatcatcatcaaatttgggccgaataagtaatagtacaaagtaagaagcttcactgccgtacaaaagtgacgtaaggcataagaatcgtgcacACTTAAAGCTATCGCATAATCGTGTTAACGCACGCGTTAATAAAACTGAATCGCCTCACGTTTAGTACCCGTATGTACTTTgctcggcggcggaatggcctagtgacacccccctTTTATGGCGTagtttacaagtttatgaaaaaTGTGTTATTAAACATAGTACAATAACTAAATTGTAGGAGTCATGTAttagtaaataggtacataaaatactGGATTTCGCTCGCGACTTCGTTCATGTAGACTTTGGTAAAAAGGCGACCGGTATCATTTTATGTTACTTTGTCGTGTTGACGTCCAACTAACGTCTAATATGGATAAGGCTgtgttgttaaaaataaaaccacatatgtATTGTTAAACACTCCCTGAATTTGATTTGTTTGTTACACACACATGTACAATTGATGTGTAAAATAAGGCTGCGTTACAACCATACATGTGCGACGTGTGTGCTACGATGTGTTGTGAGAAtcatatgtttttcatgaacaaactatttatcgaatttcatttcatcgaaaacaattcatagcatattcaatactaatattttctcttggagttATTTGacttcatcgactattcattacatattaaaacaattaatagAACAACAACAAGGacaagggtcgtgggttcaaaccctgtctcgcacctctgagtttttcgaaattcatatgcggcaTTAGATTCtaaatttaccacgggctttgcggtgaaggaaaacatcgtgaggaaacttgcacaaacctgcgaagcaattcaatggtgcgtgtgaagttcccaatccgcactgggcccgcgtgggaactatggcccaagccctcttgttctgagaggaggcctgtgcccagcagtgggacgtatataggctgggatgatgatgaaaaacgtactataggaattttaattgtaatttctttcaactattatatattctgattgtatatattctgaacatatacattgtgaacttagtcattttaattgtatgtatttcgaccagtatgaaaaacgtgctttataaattttgattaatatttattttaaccattatatttttcaattttcggtatttcagctgtatgtatttcaaccgatatgtattttaaatttatacattataatacgtacccgaaCGCTACATTAACCTATCCTCGCActgctaggtaaatgaagcgtttctattggtttataaaaaacacattcacgcaacacgtcctcgcacatctctggtagaaacggagAGTAATGAATTACTTCAAAGCGGGTAACAATAGAAActcgattttttgtataaatttagtAATAAGGACACTGTTATTGGACATATTGATGTCAAATTAATTCGAGTTTAATTGTTTACTAACAAATTGACAggaataagtaagtaggtaaatatctCTATTAACAACgtatttacactttttatagTGACGTATTatcttttacaattttttatttctccTCATGTTGCTCGGACACAGATGTTGGTTTGTGTTCATTTTCGGTTTTCTTATCTTGCTCAAAATAACCTGGAAGAAAGAATGTATTAAAATTTACACCAGAGAAACCGCGGCAGGTAACTTTTCATCCACTGATGAAGTAAATATAAAGGCGACAATTATATTGTATAGCTTGGTTGCCCTATTGAGTTAAGGTCAAAAGTTTCTTAGCACATTTTGCTGCAATTACGTCACTTTTTGGCACATTCATACCGCCTTGACTGCGTGACGCACCTGTAAGGAGTTTCTTCTGCAGGGTGAGGGCAGGTTCTTCGATTAGAATACACATCGCCGTCGAAAATACAACCGTGTATCCGAGATCACTCGCAAACGAAAAAAactgcaataaataataattaaaaagaaattattTCCGATTAGTGTCCATACAtggttaataattaaataattattaatggaAACTTGTTATTAGTGTTCTCAGATAGAGACCACTGATAACAAGTATGCAGGCCGCtcccaaccgaagcaactggaggtccatggagaggcctatgtccaccagtggacgtcttacggctgatatgatgataatgatgattattagTGTTAGtaccaaataaaagaaataactaAACGAGACTAACATCCAACTAAACGACTGCATTGCAGCATGCCATCGGGTGAGCATCGAGCTATTCTCGCGCTCCATCATCACCAGAATGATGCATGCTGCCGCGCAGACGAGGCACGCCATTGTCAACGTTGGTACAGTTCAACACagataagaatggtttattcaAATAACATTTATGGCGTAATAAAGTTCAAGTGCTAGAGGAAAGATAATGGGTCCAATATGTTCCCTTGTGGAACACCGTTTCTAATGATCaacaaatttttagttttacctaGCTTTCTATTAAAGATTCGTTGTGATATTATCATCAGAACAAACTCAAGGAACTCTAGCCATAAGTACgattattgaaatgaaatgaaatgatatatttattccagaTATATTGCTTCGATTGCGTATCATAAATATCTATCGTCAATAATCTCATCTTATCTTCACTCaaacttgttaaaaaataataaga is part of the Choristoneura fumiferana chromosome 26, NRCan_CFum_1, whole genome shotgun sequence genome and encodes:
- the LOC141443102 gene encoding O-acyltransferase like protein-like, whose product is MQLHVVSPLVLFWVLGSRRAAWAALAAALLASLAAAFAFCFFVIYDITTVPHLRKEAIEKVAEYSIYFYSNTLMRSPPFFIGMLFGYILHVCRGQKIKLSQWITITCYTLSLATFTYVVYIMYLSMQSDWDNQLADIINNSFRRSCWSLTLCWLIFACVHGYGADFRSNLGLYVMRGIRLISGGIPHP
- the LOC141443103 gene encoding nose resistant to fluoxetine protein 6-like; this encodes MLAVPMRVLFLFGVSGASSADVFDDELYRAALQPALCALYDASFRAPEGLLGGNLASLGNYHQCLAINQDFPGTNVQGKYCMIQAPLTPPVVRIPSLTGVSASENVTWTEVALPEALMQKYAGKSLSLAVCVPKSCAVEAVLAPYTAHPVVGFNYTEQYCRLPHDKPFVAADYVAVIVFSVLGMLTLISTAYEVRHIFILGKDPEHASELLRTCSLYSNTRRLLTFNKPRALDCLDGIRSLSILIIIIYHTFGSHFFFASNVVNSFDVDQWIRKKQAMWMASCDIAVDSFFTLSGLLLVYTTVNKMKQTSLLRSLPWFYLNRFLRLFPLLAAAVLLQASLMHRAADGPGWHVVAKWVGDCRHYWWSALLHVQNIFNPLNMVSISILYIVIIISRKTSTAEQWPPP